The proteins below come from a single Diadema setosum chromosome 21, eeDiaSeto1, whole genome shotgun sequence genomic window:
- the LOC140244856 gene encoding band 7 protein AGAP004871-like: MHMSNRVTPDQEQQGLVEMASYSDKQGGAGPSSQQQNEPQIMTEDNGSGITCCYIILAIFSILLVIATLPFSLFVIFKVVQQYERAVIFRLGRLVSGGSKGPGIFCVLPCVEDYHKVDIRTVSYDVPPQEILTRDSLTISVDAVMFYRVSNASISIAMVEDANKSTQFLAQTTLRNVLGMKTLAEILADREGISHFMQTTLDEATDPWGVKVERVEIKDVRLPVQLQRAMAAEAEATRDARAKIIAAEGEQNASRALKEAADTISESPTALQLRYLQTLNSIAAEKNSTIIFPLPVDLLQGMAKK; encoded by the coding sequence ATGCACATGAGCAATCGAGTTACACCCGACCAAGAGCAGCAAGGTCTCGTAGAAATGGCATCATATTCTGACAAGCAAGGCGGTGCAGGCCCATCGAGTCAACAGCAAAATGAACCCCAAATCATGACTGAGGATAACGGTAGTGGAATAACTTGCTGCTACATCATCTTGGCAATTTTTTCCATTCTTCTCGTCATCGCCACCCTGCCATTTTCCCTCTTTGTCATCTTTAAAGTTGTGCAGCAATACGAAAGAGCGGTTATCTTTAGACTGGGGCGTCTGGTGTCTGGAGGGTCCAAAGGGCCTGGCATCTTCTGTGTGCTGCCTTGTGTTGAAGACTACCACAAGGTTGATATCCGCACAGTCTCCTACGATGTTCCCCCTCAAGAAATCCTCACCAGAGATAGCTTGACCATATCGGTTGACGCTGTTATGTTTTACCGTGTCAGCAATGCTTCCATCAGCATTGCTATGGTCGAGGATGCCAACAAATCCACGCAATTCCTGGCTCAGACCACACTGCGAAATGTGCTCGGAATGAAGACGCTGGCCGAGATTCTTGCTGATCGGGAAGGAATCAGCCACTTCATGCAGACCACTCTTGATGAGGCCACCGACCCCTGGGGTGTTAAGGTCGAGCGTGTCGAGATTAAAGATGTCCGCCTCCCAGTGCAACTGCAGAGGGCCATGGCTGCAGAAGCTGAGGCAACAAGGGATGCCAGGGCTAAGATCATCGCAGCGGAAGGAGAGCAGAATGCCTCGCGCGCCCTAAAGGAGGCCGCTGACACCATCTCCGAGTCTCCCACCGCCCTTCAACTGCGCTATCTCCAGACCCTGAATTCCATCGCCGCAGAAAAGAACTCTACCATTATCTTTCCCCTTCCCGTCGATCTTCTCCAGGGTATGGCGAAAAAGTAG